A single Anaerolineae bacterium DNA region contains:
- a CDS encoding S41 family peptidase yields MRQVLKTAAIVLLCLLAVAAAFSAGFATHMVLAESRAAPHTPSQQIVLLDPTQPDEEEAGAFAVFWEAWHLVKQHFLGDLPAPQQVAYGALKGALQELHDPYTIFVEPANRELERDEHRGRFGGIGVWLYQRETDRRFVLKPQPDGPAANAGVLEGDVLVQVDDVVLSETMTVDQVAALVRGPVSTPVRIVVEREGRRLSFTITRQEYQTPSVEWRMLDDQAPHVGYLRITMFTERTGAEVQSALQEMRARGMEKLVLDLRDNPGGLLESALDVASQFLREGVLMYEVRRGGEEKSYPVRQGRTAGDIPMVVLVNGGTASAAEIVAGALHDHQRAQLLGEKTYGKGSVQLVFDLSDGSSIHITVARWLRPSRVPIDGTGIEPDRVVVLTEEQRQQGVDALLNAGVAALIAQAP; encoded by the coding sequence ATGCGGCAGGTCCTGAAAACCGCGGCCATCGTCCTGTTATGTCTGCTGGCCGTGGCGGCGGCCTTCTCCGCCGGCTTCGCCACCCATATGGTCCTGGCCGAAAGCCGCGCCGCCCCCCATACGCCCAGCCAGCAAATCGTCCTGCTGGACCCCACCCAACCGGACGAGGAAGAGGCCGGCGCGTTCGCCGTCTTCTGGGAGGCCTGGCACCTCGTCAAACAGCATTTTCTGGGCGATCTGCCCGCCCCTCAGCAGGTGGCATACGGTGCGCTCAAGGGTGCCCTCCAGGAACTGCACGACCCCTACACCATTTTCGTGGAGCCGGCCAATCGCGAGCTGGAGCGGGATGAACACCGCGGCCGCTTCGGCGGCATCGGCGTCTGGCTCTACCAGCGCGAGACGGACCGCCGCTTCGTCCTGAAGCCCCAACCTGATGGGCCGGCGGCCAACGCCGGCGTCCTGGAAGGCGATGTGCTCGTCCAGGTGGACGATGTGGTGCTCAGCGAGACAATGACCGTGGACCAGGTCGCGGCGCTGGTGCGCGGGCCGGTGAGCACACCGGTGCGGATCGTGGTAGAGCGCGAGGGCCGGCGGCTCAGCTTCACCATCACCCGCCAGGAGTATCAGACGCCGTCGGTGGAGTGGCGCATGCTGGACGACCAGGCGCCGCACGTGGGCTACCTGCGCATCACCATGTTCACCGAGCGCACAGGAGCGGAGGTGCAGTCCGCCCTGCAGGAAATGCGCGCCCGGGGTATGGAGAAACTGGTGCTCGACCTGCGGGATAATCCCGGCGGCCTGCTGGAGTCCGCCCTGGACGTCGCCAGCCAGTTCCTCCGGGAGGGGGTGCTCATGTATGAGGTCCGCCGCGGCGGCGAGGAGAAAAGCTACCCCGTGCGCCAGGGCAGGACAGCCGGCGACATCCCCATGGTGGTGCTGGTGAACGGAGGGACCGCCAGTGCGGCGGAGATCGTCGCCGGCGCCCTGCATGACCATCAGCGCGCCCAGCTCTTGGGCGAAAAGACGTACGGCAAAGGCTCGGTGCAGTTGGTGTTCGACCTGTCGGACGGGTCATCCATCCATATCACCGTCGCACGCTGGCTGAGACCCTCCCGTGTGCCGATTGACGGGACCGGCATTGAGCCGGACCGTGTGGTCGTCCTGACCGAGGAACAGCGCCAGCAGGGTGTGGATGCACTCCTGAACGCCGGCGTGGCGGCGTTGATCGCACAGGCGCCTTGA
- a CDS encoding FAD-dependent oxidoreductase, whose translation MREVKGRVDVLVAGGGTAGHIAAIQAARAGALTSVIEADSMLGGTMTVGGIYTPCFFFGPAGQVVSGIPWELFCKSKQIEGLPIPDHRKRRPVETPGFYNYINVPIYAALVEEEASKAGVILHYHEFVADVRAVGDEWEVISLGRGIQRITRCKEIIDCTGDADVVRILGLPVDKGPERQPGAYSYKIEGIEYEQVWEKEAQVLFEEALAGGIIQQGDYAFPNWAPFMFYLTQGGHECTHVYDADTSDAEGQTRANIEGRARMLRMYKFLREWMPGCERVVVKALAYRAVSRETYRVVGECTITRDDFLQARSYDDTICNAFNYIDMHSEQGCDVIFHESREMVPKVPFRALIPRGSSRITVAGRIVSADRWALAGIRAQCTCMAMGQAMGAAAALAVQRGVPSRDIPARDIVALTVEHGAVPV comes from the coding sequence ATGCGCGAGGTGAAGGGGCGCGTGGATGTGCTGGTTGCTGGTGGAGGTACAGCCGGCCACATCGCGGCTATCCAAGCAGCTCGTGCAGGCGCTCTCACCTCCGTGATTGAGGCCGACTCCATGCTGGGCGGCACCATGACAGTAGGCGGCATTTACACCCCGTGTTTCTTCTTCGGTCCCGCCGGCCAGGTTGTGTCTGGGATCCCATGGGAGCTCTTTTGCAAATCCAAGCAGATAGAGGGTCTGCCAATTCCCGATCACCGCAAGCGTCGTCCTGTCGAGACACCTGGATTTTACAACTATATCAATGTCCCCATCTATGCGGCGCTGGTGGAAGAGGAGGCCAGTAAGGCCGGCGTTATCCTTCACTATCACGAATTCGTCGCGGATGTCCGCGCCGTTGGCGATGAATGGGAAGTCATTTCTCTCGGACGCGGCATTCAACGCATTACTCGCTGTAAGGAGATCATTGACTGCACCGGGGACGCGGATGTGGTGCGTATCCTGGGACTGCCCGTGGACAAAGGCCCCGAACGTCAGCCGGGCGCATATTCCTACAAGATCGAGGGCATCGAGTACGAGCAGGTTTGGGAAAAAGAGGCCCAGGTCCTCTTCGAGGAAGCTCTGGCCGGCGGCATTATCCAGCAAGGGGATTATGCGTTCCCTAACTGGGCGCCGTTTATGTTCTATCTCACCCAGGGCGGACACGAATGCACCCATGTGTACGATGCCGATACCTCTGATGCGGAGGGACAGACCCGGGCAAACATTGAGGGCAGGGCTCGCATGCTGCGGATGTACAAGTTTTTGCGGGAGTGGATGCCGGGTTGTGAACGCGTGGTGGTAAAGGCGCTGGCATATCGCGCGGTTTCTCGGGAGACCTATCGCGTCGTCGGCGAATGTACGATCACCCGGGATGATTTCCTGCAAGCCCGCAGTTATGACGATACTATTTGCAATGCCTTCAATTATATTGACATGCACAGCGAGCAGGGTTGTGATGTCATTTTCCATGAATCCCGGGAGATGGTGCCGAAGGTTCCTTTTCGAGCGTTGATTCCCCGGGGGAGTTCACGCATCACCGTCGCCGGCCGTATTGTGTCCGCAGATCGGTGGGCCCTGGCCGGCATCCGTGCCCAGTGCACCTGTATGGCCATGGGCCAGGCCATGGGAGCGGCCGCGGCCCTCGCGGTCCAGCGAGGGGTCCCATCCAGGGATATTCCAGCAAGAGATATCGTGGCGTTGACAGTGGAACACGGCGCCGTGCCGGTCTGA